Within the Deltaproteobacteria bacterium genome, the region TCTCTGATGGCAGTTGGCATGGCCGCTGTCATCCGCGTCTCGATGAATCCAGGAGCTAGCGCGTTGACGGTAATTTCGCGGCTTGCGGCCACTTTGGCTAGTCCTTTAACACCGCCGATGAGTCCCGCTTTGGCGGCGGCGTAGTTGGTTTGACCAGCATTACCGGCAATTCCGCCGATGGATGCCATAGAAATAATACGACCACCGTTAGGCATGAGCATCTGATTGTTGTCGGATCTTGCGGCGAGAATCGCCTCGCTCAGCTTTAGAGGAGCTAGCAAGTTGATCCGGACGGCGTCATCCCACCAGTCACGTGGCATGCGTGCCAGGGTTTTATCGCGCGTGATGCCAGCATTATTGACCAAGATATCGATCGTAGAATGATGCGCTTGAAGATAGTTAACAATGGTACTCACGGCGGCGGGCTCAAGGAGGTCGACCGTCAGGCTAGAGCCCTTAATTTCTGTCATGAGGGCCTGCAAATTGTCGCGTGCCGCTGGGCGGTCGTGACCGATCACGGTGGCCCCCTCTTCGGCTAAGCGGCGCGCAATGGCAGCGCCAATACCTTGAGCGGCGCCGGTGACGAGGGCAACTTTGCCGAGCAAGGACTGAGTGAAGGGCGCCACCTCAGCGCCGGCGGCAGCCCCTACGCGGAGGCATTGACCGGAGATGAAGGCACTGCGCTTGGACAGGAAGAACATAAGTGGCCCACGCAGGGCCTCTGGCGTATCGCCGCATTTGCCAATCTGTAAGACTTGCACCGTGGCACCGCGGCGCCCAATCTCCTTGCCCAAGCTCT harbors:
- a CDS encoding 3-oxoacyl-ACP reductase yields the protein MSDLLLEVSRRPFARRLVKQLKLPLPLPESLERATAPWSEQELSGHHSAIGGTRNSKLMNFLSELVGGAGAELAPSLISSPKLNSIVFDMSQATSIDDLGSLYDFMRPRLSLIASNCHIVILGCATDATTTPEAAAVSSALTGFVKSLGKEIGRRGATVQVLQIGKCGDTPEALRGPLMFFLSKRSAFISGQCLRVGAAAGAEVAPFTQSLLGKVALVTGAAQGIGAAIARRLAEEGATVIGHDRPAARDNLQALMTEIKGSSLTVDLLEPAAVSTIVNYLQAHHSTIDILVNNAGITRDKTLARMPRDWWDDAVRINLLAPLKLSEAILAARSDNNQMLMPNGGRIISMASIGGIAGNAGQTNYAAAKAGLIGGVKGLAKVAASREITVNALAPGFIETRMTAAMPTAIREVARRFNALNQGGLPLDVAEAVVFFSTPGASGISGEVLRVCGQNLIGA